The Verrucomicrobium spinosum DSM 4136 = JCM 18804 DNA segment CAAGGGTGTGGAAATGAATGCCCCCGGCATGGACGTGGCCGAGACCAAAAAGGCCATCGCGGAATCCGGTCTGGTTGTGGACGGCACCGTTTGCGGCAGCCACTGGTCCATCCGCCACACCAGCGCAGATGCCGCCACACGCTCGAAGGCCTTGGAGGACCTCAAAACCGCCCTCCGCGACACCCGCGCCGTGGGCGGCCACTCCGTACTGCTCGTCGCAGGCAAAGGCGAGGACGGCCCCGAGAATGAAATCTGGGCCCGCTCGGTCGAAAACATCGCCAAAGCCATTCCCGTTGCCGCAGAGGAAGGCGTCACCATCGTCCTGGAAAACGTCTGGAACCAGTTCCTCTATGACCACAATGGCGGGTCCGATCAGACCGCCGACAAGTGGGCCAAGTATGTCGATGCCTTCAACTCACCCTGGGTGGGCATGCAGTTCGACATCGGCAACCACTGGAAATACGGCAGCATGGGCGGCTGGCTCCGCACCCTGGGCAAGCGGGTTTACAAACTCGATGTCAAAGGCTTCTCCCGCGCCCAAAACAAATTCACCCCCATCGGCCAGGGCGATATCGACTACGCGGACGTGCGCAAGGCCCTTATCGAGATCAACTTCTACGGCTGGCTCGCCGCCGAAGTGGCGGGTGGAGATCAAGCCTACCTCAAAGGCGTGTCCGATGAGATGGACACAGCGTTCGGGCTGCGGGCCTGACGAAGCCTGGTCGCAGCGCCATCGCGTCGTCGTCACCGTCCCGATGGAGATTCCGCAGCCTGAACACATCTCCCCCATGGACATCGATCACGACTCCGCATCCCACCGGTTCTCCTTGGAAGAATCCGGCCATACCTCCGTGCTGGACTATGAGCTGGATGGCCGCCAGATGACCATCACCCACACCTACGTCCCCGGTGAGCTGCGTGGCCGGGGCATCGCCGCCGAGCTGGTGCAGGAGGCCCTGGAGCATGCCCGCGAGCAGGGGTGGACCGTGGTGCCGCAGTGCAGCTACGTCGCGGCCTACATGGCCCGGCACAAGGAGTACAGCGACCTTCTGTGAGTCAGAAAGGATACCGCCCCCCGAAAAGTCGGGGGTCAGCCGGGTCTGGCCCTTTGCACAATTGTGGCGGCGCAGTCCGTATCGGGGATTCTGCCCTGATTCGTTGCTCCATCTTCCATGCGCTCCCCGTTGCTCCCAGCCGTCCTGCTCGCCTCACTCTCCCCCGCCCTGCTGCCTGGGCCAGTCCACGCGGCCCCGCCCGACTACCGGTTCAAAGTGGAGACCCTTTTTGAAGACATTGCCCAGCCCATGGAGATCGAACTGGCCCCGGACGGCAGGCTGTTCTTCAACGAGTACAAGGGCACGCTCAAGATCTACTCACCCGCCACCCGACAGCTCACTCAGGCCGGCACCCTCCAGGTCTTCAATGGCCAGGAGAACGGCTTTCTGGGATTCGCGCTGGACCCCAAGTTCGCCGAAAACGGCTGGATCTACTGCCTGTACTCGCCCAAGGACTTTGACGGCCAGCAGCTCAGCCGCTTCACCATCACGGGTGACGTCCTCGACCTCGCGAGTGAAAAGGTCATCCTCCGGTTCACGGAACAACGCAAAGAGTGCTGCCACCACGCCGGCACCGTCGAGTTCGGCCCGGATGGCTGCCTCTATTTCTCCACGGGGGACAACACCCATCCCCATGGGGACTCCCAGGGCTACGCCCCGCTGGATGAGCGGCCCGACCGCTCTCCGTGGGATGCCCAGAAGTCCGCAGCAAACACGAACGTGCTCAATGGCAAGATCAACCGCATTCGCCTGAAGCCGGACGGCACCTACGAGATCCCGCAGGGCAATCTCTTCC contains these protein-coding regions:
- a CDS encoding sugar phosphate isomerase/epimerase family protein; the encoded protein is MSPITSSNRRQFLCHTAALAGAAALPAWGQAVPAAGTPDALAGRLYKTLKIGMIKADGILTDKFKTALAAGFKGVEMNAPGMDVAETKKAIAESGLVVDGTVCGSHWSIRHTSADAATRSKALEDLKTALRDTRAVGGHSVLLVAGKGEDGPENEIWARSVENIAKAIPVAAEEGVTIVLENVWNQFLYDHNGGSDQTADKWAKYVDAFNSPWVGMQFDIGNHWKYGSMGGWLRTLGKRVYKLDVKGFSRAQNKFTPIGQGDIDYADVRKALIEINFYGWLAAEVAGGDQAYLKGVSDEMDTAFGLRA
- a CDS encoding GNAT family N-acetyltransferase, with product MDIDHDSASHRFSLEESGHTSVLDYELDGRQMTITHTYVPGELRGRGIAAELVQEALEHAREQGWTVVPQCSYVAAYMARHKEYSDLL